The genomic segment ctcatttaaatttaaaggcGATTCAACGTAGACTTAATACAAAAGGCTCTTTCGAGCGTGATtggttaatttaataagtgaAGTTTGTCTCATTGttgcatttttattctttcaggATGGGCGACACGCACAGAAACTATCCATTCCGAATTCCATTTTGAGAGATACCGtcatttgtttgaataaagtaTACCTagaatatagtattatgttatgaataatgataaaaataaattatgtacgtATGGTAGTTATTTTTCTCGCTTGTATGTAATGTGGACATCATAAACGTGTATAATTATTCCTTATTACAATCTTATCAGATAAGTcgttgtttaaaatatcttgccataaatatattatattaaccatAGATTATTTCGCTATTAAATTTTCTGTGCATACAACGCTCTTTCAACTGACAGTTGACACTTAAATATCATTGACAGCTAAGGCTAAAAACTTTTGGCGCGCGTTTaagatttgttatattattagcgcaattgatttaatattatgaagaatataaatcaaatctaAATTCGaagataattgtttttgttgtgatagtaatataattgaatgaaagAGCTTTTGAGGAtggataattaattgttatgtgtataacaatgtttcatatttgattttataggTTATTGTTATCATCGAaatcatgtattattattattatacaagcCATATTGACGGGCAAGCCATATTGATTGTGTAAAGCCCTAGTTTTGTCGAATAAGGGCAGGAAAGGGAtatggttttgtttttattgaaactttGTTTGAAAAAAGATTGATTAATGTCACCTTGcgatagtaaaataaatagttattttaacaagcattttaaagatttttgtaagagaaaaaaaggtttaaatgtaacaaatacttgacgttttcaatttttctcATTCAATCATGATGACTGTgtgtattttacataaatataattgtaaataaaggttttttattttaatttttcttttttttctttttctctaCCAAAATGTTCATTGTTGAATTCTCAGactatttaataagtataaactcacaataaattcgaaaacttttatttatttaaccacACCTCATTTGATTAAGCCTTTGGATAGTCaaagtacaaaaaaatagGTAGGTAGGACCAGTTCGGAAAAGTTCCTTCAGAGAAAATCCAGCAAGAAACTGTGTATTCTTTATCACAACaatataacaacattttacatttccGATAATAATTATGGTTAAAACTCTATTCGCAAAGGCAATGCCTCTGAGAACTgtgaagggtgaggaaaaggaaacactCCATGAAGTACAAGCTGGGCTTTGCATTTGCATATTTgcattatctgtggtaatagtgagtatattatatatataatctatgtacttaaatatctttttttttcaactacaTAGCGTTGGAACGATGATAGATATTGCATGTGGTTCGATCCGCGGGGCAGAAGTAgttgaaaattaaagaaagtctacttatttttctttattcaaaaaaccctgtattattaaaacccaacaacaatattttatatctagtCTTAAAATCTTTAATGAATCGTCAGTCAATTCCTTTAACATAATGCATAAATTCTTACACATACATTACAAAACTTATAAAGGAACCTACTCTTTAATCTTCAAAACTATAAACAAGCTTCAATATGCCTATaatgttactttataaaaatggttTCATGTACTACCTACTAAACCTATAATACTATGTCGTAGTAATCGATTACTTACagaataaatcaaatacaaactCATAATCAATTCCAGTATACACTGAATAATCTATACTCATAACCTTATATAGGGGCGAGGGCAAGGGCTGCCAACTGAACTATTTAAAACAGtgggaaattttgaaagaatagaaaaaaaatcgatcacgaggcaggactcgaacctgcgtttcttgcctaaccgtagcaacgcctagcctctcggccacccgtgatcccgccactgtaatcgaatttcttctactctttcggtttcatgtgcctaaggtaataaatggcgtggggtgccccttagatATTCATAAATGTCGATTGCATAATCATTCTTATTTTCTGAAAAAGACATTAGTTTAAATGCACAAAAGATTGTAAATGATACACATTGCTcactatatacataataagatGATCTAAAACTCCTATGAACAAGATTAAACAACAGTCACATTGTAGTACCCTAAACACCCTAACAGTCCATCCGGGCTTTGACCGGATATAGCCTAGGCACTCAAGGATCATGTACGTATTACACAGTGAAGGAATTTTTTAAGTTGGTCCAGTGTTTCCTGCAATAGGTGCattcaaactaacaaacaagcCCCTTCagacttatattattactattaacaTACAAGTATATATAAGCCTCTTCtccacaaacataaaaaaatatatatattccaaAGAATCAAGCTCTATACATCGGCATCAAGCTCTATAGTTCTTATGCGAATTCTTCTTATGTATGCACACTCTACGCTTCGATTTGAACGACTTCCCGCATATATCACACGCATGTTCGTCCCCGTCAAAAAAATGCACCCTCTGCAAGTGTGTATTTAAGTATGGTTTACTTGAAAACGTCTTTTTACACACATCACACTGTATCTGAATATCTGCATGACAATTCTTCATGTGCGTGTGCAAGGAGTACTTATGTTTGAATATCTTCGGACATTTCCTACATTGGTACTCATCGTCTGTTTCACATGCCTGCCTTCTGAACCTCCATGGCTTATATATCTTGTTGTGTATGAACATCATGTGGCGTTTTAGTGTTTTGAGAGTTTTAACCACTTTCTTGCACACTTCGCATTCTAGTCTTAACATCCCATGCACCTCGTCTATGTGAGTAGACCAATATTTACGTGTGATGTTCTTATCGCATATATCACAACGTTGTAATTCTAGTGAACTAGATTTATGGGTCTGTGTGTGTTTACGGAGATCACTTCTCGAATGAAACGTGTGGTTGCATTTCTTGCAGGTGTGtacacttaattttattaaaggcaCTTCAATATGGTCTATATTATGCTGCAGAAAAGTAAAACTGAAattgtatcataaaattaaagaatgccattaaaataacatgtgCGGATTTTGTATTTACGAAAggatttttagatttaattttcgGTTCTATTAGGAATATAGTAATTCCATAAACAAATGCTTCtttcagatattttaaattactttttaaaacaaataatcaaatttttaaatgacttcCTTGgcctataaattaaaaaaaagtgggTGCCGGTTATAAAATGGTGTTTCATAAGATATTATGAGAAAACATCATTCCGTTAAGTCAGCAGTTTTAAACAACATACCTATTTGGAAAAACTCCATCACACAATGAACACATTCTCGGTCCTTCTAGTATCAAGTCATCATACGCGGTAAATGAGGTGGGAGTAGCCCTTAGAAATACCTCGTCTTCTACATTAATTTCTTCTTTCATCGGTTCTTCAAACGTAATATgtttcgaataaaatatattatcagcatattctaattttattcCAGGCTTTATATACTCTAAATTCATTATTGTAGGCAAATGGAGATTATGAAATAACGCTTATTGGCAATTTTCTATTGTTGGACTTTTAAAAAcgatttgtgtttatttcaaacgtgaatattttcaaattcaagaacttactttttcaatttatatgacatttttGATAAGTCATTTGTTTTCTTTGACACTTCTCCTTGACATTGTATTGATACTAGGTAATTGGTTATATTGTTAACTGACGACTCGTCCCGACTATGACAATCACAAATAACGTGGCTTTCTTaaattggtataaaaaaattcagaaCCCACTAAGTGGATTTAGATTgtcttattatttagaaattatccTCAAAGCGATATTAACTCACAAATTCAGAACTTGAAACTatatctttacaatattagtatagatttatcaaATAACCGTGCATTTTCacatgaaaaatgtattttttttatttgtagaaccatttacatttataatataagtatttgacCCGTCGCCTTTCTGCCTTACATTTAGCATTTAGGGGTATAGAAATAAACGTTGGCCGATTCCCAAACATCGGGTAGGTATGCACACGAAATTTCAGCCATTTCAGAGAAGCATAGAAACTAATGTGACGTGATTACGatttgtatatgttttataagaatattaaacGTCGTGACgaaaattaacattacaaatacCTAAACTAAGAAAGAGgcaaaagtaaaataaaaaatgctttattatttaaacattaaaatcttataatatattcttgttTAGATATTTCAGGATTTCAATACTTCCACAATACACGATAtcctcattaaattatatattttatagctgaCAATGCAAAACCAACCGTTTTCTGCtttacataattgttttttttttgttcattcgATACTTTtcttagtatatataataaaagttacgTAAGTGGTAGGTAGCACCAAAAAATAGATAGACACAAAATAGGCATTTACGCCTAAATTATCTGTGcttctattctattctatcaTCTGTGACTTTAGAAAAGGAACACGCTTGACCATTTACATTCAAAATGGGACCGTTAAGAGATCATTCGTACGTACTGGACGAAAGTCTTAGGTTAGAAGCAATTGttgtatttacttatatatttatgttatcccatataattataatgtgtcatagtttaaaaaagaatatgataaatgtacGTAGATGTATGTTGCCAGAAAATCATTGGAGCCGatttaaacgaataaattCGATTTTGGAGTGATGTCACGTCAATTACTACCGCTAAGAGGtactgataaatatatttagaggTTAATAGTGGAAGAATAATCGTTTGTAGTACGATTTCCTACTTTCATACTCCTGCTGCGCTGAAACCCCGAAGTGGGTTTTGGCCTCCGAATCGAGAACTCTCCATCTTTGAAAATAGACAAGGTCCTTGATATCCACATTAGGAACTTAGCACGCATTGCTATTGTGTTGAATGCCGACACAGAGAAGAATGAAAAAACAGCGCTGCAAAGTTATTCAATCTACACTTCAAGTATACGAATGAACCCTACAAACTACAAAAACTATACGAACGAACCCTCGAAAATTGGATCGTTGTGCATCACTCTTTATCACGTAAATTACTTATACACAAACCTACAGTcacaataacaaacacacgcacgcacacacacatgcacGAGCACACACAGGAGCGCGCGCGCACACTCAACATCCCACACTAAGATATAGCCCATTCTAACaaaaactaacaaatatatttcgtttCTTCTTTTCCATTAAGTagacataaaatgtaatgtaacattgttttaaggaAGAAGCCACCGACAACCGAAACACAGTTCCAAACTAGTTCGGTAGTCAGTggatcatataaaatatgtaattacatactttattttatgtcaataaatattttttcattttcattttcattttcagtAGCAGATCCTATACAAGATAAATCCATACACGTACATGAACATGATTGTGacgaaataaaagaaaacgatCTGGAACAAAAACAAGATGAGCCAGACGATAAGtctcttaaaaattattcgatTGAATTGGAGCATACTGTCGACTTTTctcaacgaaaaaaaaaaagattggcGTGGCCTTACAAAGAAAATCAAACCAATACAACCTAAAATGAAAGGTCGTCCCGAGAATCGGGGAAAATATGTGACGACACACGCATAATACGTGAGCGGACGAAATTCAATTTGACTTTCTCTTCTCGTGCATTACAGTTAGGGCCCTGTAAAAATTGACAAGCGACTTATCGCTGTGAGGAATACCTGCGTATTCGATTCCAATGTTCAGAGTATGATAACTGCATAACACAACTTTActccatataataaatacataaccaCGTCTGAGACGTATCTTCGAAATTGTATAAAGAACGATGCGCAATATAGCAACATGCAACTGAGTTAAAAAATGGTGGATTGCGAAATCAATGGAAACGAAATGAGAAAAACGATCAAAAAGAGGAAAACGATCAAAAAATTGAAGTAACGATACTTCGATTGAATTACAATTACTACCCAAAACCCCGTCCCTCGAGATTAAAATAAGTAGTACATGGATTGTAagctggaaaaaaaaaatcacccaGTTCTGGATCTCCATCAAGACCCCATTTTCAGAGATGCCATGAGACGCCTGCAGAAAGCTGTAAGTCCGTCCGCTGCATATCAAGTGACAAAAACACGGTGTGACTGTTGTTTTAGCAAAGGGTCTAACATTATTAAGACTTGGTGGGAGAATTGGGTGGAGGTAAACATAATTTCTTGAATCCTGAAGCAGCGATTCTCTACAATTATCGAAAACAGTTCACCCTTTTAGAGCTTCCTGAAAAAATAGTTTACTGCCAAAGTGAATAtggaattttttaatgttgtggACATCATTCCACCTGTGTAAAAGGGGCATCTGGTATATGTGAAGAATATTGTATACCTGTGTTCTTCGAAGTCTTGGCGATAACTATTCGagagataattaaaatattcttgttAAGAACGAACTAGAGTAATTAGAGTTCTATTATTAAGCATGGCTGAAAGAGCatgattgaatttgaattgtaaaaaatgcttagtttatgtatattattttgtatatagttcactatttttatgtaaatgtatagATGCTATCCACACCGACGGGTCTATCCCCGGTAGTCGGAATGTACACTCTCTCTCGTATACCGGTGTTTTAAATAGGTTTGTCCGGCAGTGCTGAGGAAATACAAGAAGATAACCAAGAATGACGACTAGCCCTCCCGAGGACCCGCCGGTATGGAAGGGCGGCACGAGCTACCTCCTAACggagggtgtgtgtgtgtgagagGAACCCCAACACACCCTTCTAACGgagggtgtgtgtgtgagagGAACCCCAATACAAGGCAGCCGTCGCGAAAGTCTAAACTCCCCGACAAGGGGGGACGCCCTTGAGCGTGTCGCTACCAGGGTGAACCATTAGTTCACCCACGCGCCCGTGCTAAGATGTAGTAGCCCTTCAGGATAGCATTGAGAttcatcacaaaaaaaaaatctaaactcACTCCACTTCCGGCTAACTAGCTGCACTCTCTGCTAATAAACTTTTGTAAAGTACCAAGTACTGTAAATTGATTGATTAACgcat from the Zerene cesonia ecotype Mississippi unplaced genomic scaffold, Zerene_cesonia_1.1 Zces_u011, whole genome shotgun sequence genome contains:
- the LOC119839297 gene encoding zinc finger protein 182-like translates to MNLEYIKPGIKLEYADNIFYSKHITFEEPMKEEINVEDEVFLRATPTSFTAYDDLILEGPRMCSLCDGVFPNSFTFLQHNIDHIEVPLIKLSVHTCKKCNHTFHSRSDLRKHTQTHKSSSLELQRCDICDKNITRKYWSTHIDEVHGMLRLECEVCKKVVKTLKTLKRHMMFIHNKIYKPWRFRRQACETDDEYQCRKCPKIFKHKYSLHTHMKNCHADIQIQCDVCKKTFSSKPYLNTHLQRVHFFDGDEHACDICGKSFKSKRRVCIHKKNSHKNYRA